One window of the Wolbachia endosymbiont of Encarsia formosa genome contains the following:
- a CDS encoding M48 family metalloprotease translates to MSKLFVLLFFFVYCSSAYSVSIIRDSEVEAVVNDLAQPLFSAAGIDNDKIKVFIVDDRSINAFVINNNSIFIHLGLLQYSNEPYVLLGILAHEIAHISDVHVLQMSSAIGYFQSIAMVSYMVGLVSSIVINPQVASAILLSGVTLSSRLFFNYSQEQESVADSYALRYLDESGYDNLGMKEIFDYFKSIEHENTDEYFRTHPLSDKRIFAVQNYKVKNNIKPILADKLLKFERMVAKLDSFFAPIHVLSNKYEGSSKYVNAVIHYRQGKIEEAITKVNSLIQESRNDPYLYELKAEMLYKAGNLSEAIKMYEESLRYLSEKNNYLVKLALSHTLLLHGEIEKAIFYLEQVASVETNNAFVWKYLSIAYKRSADMAMYYFALTKKACIEGNLEKFMKYAELAIKTLPKDSSCLLQIEDMKEQYTQKHTYF, encoded by the coding sequence ATGTCTAAGCTTTTTGTTTTACTATTTTTTTTCGTATACTGTAGTAGCGCTTACTCTGTTAGTATTATTAGAGATAGTGAAGTGGAAGCGGTAGTTAATGATCTAGCGCAACCTTTATTTTCTGCTGCGGGTATTGATAATGATAAAATAAAAGTTTTTATAGTTGATGATAGATCGATTAATGCTTTTGTAATTAACAATAATAGCATTTTCATTCATTTAGGGCTTTTACAATATTCGAATGAACCTTATGTCTTACTTGGTATATTAGCACATGAAATTGCTCATATATCTGATGTTCATGTATTACAAATGAGTAGTGCTATAGGTTATTTTCAATCAATAGCAATGGTTAGTTATATGGTAGGATTAGTTTCTAGTATTGTCATTAACCCTCAGGTTGCGAGTGCAATCTTGCTTAGTGGTGTAACGCTTAGTTCAAGGTTGTTTTTTAACTATTCTCAAGAGCAAGAGAGTGTAGCAGATAGCTATGCTTTAAGATATCTAGATGAATCTGGCTATGATAATTTGGGTATGAAAGAGATTTTTGACTATTTTAAGAGTATTGAGCATGAAAACACTGACGAGTATTTCCGCACTCACCCACTTAGTGATAAGCGTATATTTGCTGTACAGAATTATAAGGTTAAAAACAATATAAAACCAATCCTTGCAGATAAATTGCTGAAGTTTGAGCGTATGGTTGCAAAGCTAGACTCTTTCTTTGCTCCTATTCATGTGTTATCTAATAAATATGAAGGTAGTTCTAAGTATGTAAATGCTGTAATTCACTATAGGCAAGGAAAGATAGAAGAGGCTATTACTAAAGTTAATTCATTGATTCAAGAGTCACGCAATGATCCTTATTTATATGAATTAAAAGCGGAGATGTTATACAAAGCTGGAAATTTAAGTGAAGCAATAAAAATGTATGAAGAATCACTTAGATATTTATCTGAGAAGAATAACTATTTAGTGAAACTTGCGTTATCTCATACTTTATTATTACACGGTGAAATAGAGAAGGCAATTTTTTACCTAGAGCAGGTTGCAAGCGTAGAAACAAATAACGCCTTTGTCTGGAAGTATTTAAGTATTGCATATAAACGTAGCGCTGATATGGCAATGTATTATTTTGCTTTGACGAAAAAGGCTTGTATTGAAGGTAATTTAGAGAAATTTATGAAATACGCTGAGTTAGCTATTAAAACTTTACCGAAAGATAGCTCTTGCTTGCTGCAAATTGAGGATATGAAGGAACAATACACACAAAAACACACTTATTTTTAG
- a CDS encoding TrbC/VirB2 family protein translates to MSYIIKKLFNALCIVLFLSFSDYANAANDIDDTTAQVICNIIGYIWEIGGPLMTVVIIGAALLAIFGRMPWPALFALGMFCGVFFGAKTIITKIIPNISDEVRETLNKCGER, encoded by the coding sequence ATGAGCTATATAATAAAAAAACTTTTTAATGCTTTATGTATAGTGCTGTTTCTCTCTTTTTCAGATTACGCAAACGCTGCTAATGATATAGATGATACAACTGCCCAAGTAATATGCAATATTATTGGTTATATTTGGGAAATAGGTGGGCCACTTATGACTGTAGTCATAATAGGTGCAGCTTTGCTTGCAATATTTGGTAGAATGCCATGGCCAGCTCTCTTTGCCTTAGGTATGTTTTGTGGTGTATTTTTTGGTGCCAAAACGATTATAACGAAAATTATACCCAATATAAGCGATGAAGTAAGAGAGACGTTGAATAAGTGTGGGGAAAGATAA
- the fabG gene encoding 3-oxoacyl-[acyl-carrier-protein] reductase has protein sequence MFGLENKKFLITGASGGIGQAIVEIMHNARATLCISSTKKEILEEVAKKYEKNIHVLPCNLSNPEEVNQLINKASELMKGFDGLICNAGITQDSLLLRMTDEAWQKVIDINLTSTFKLNREACKKFIKNNWGRIINISSIVGLTGNAGQANYAASKAGIIAMSKSIAKEVASRNVTVNCIAPGFIDTKMTEVLNEGQKEKILDNIPMKRMGTGKEIAAGVLFLASDEAKYITGHVLNINGGLFM, from the coding sequence ATGTTTGGATTAGAGAATAAGAAATTTCTGATTACTGGTGCATCAGGCGGAATAGGCCAGGCAATTGTAGAAATTATGCATAATGCCAGAGCAACTTTATGTATTTCTAGTACAAAAAAAGAAATACTCGAAGAAGTTGCTAAAAAATATGAAAAAAACATTCACGTACTTCCTTGCAACTTATCAAATCCTGAAGAGGTAAATCAACTAATAAATAAAGCAAGTGAGTTGATGAAAGGCTTTGATGGACTCATATGCAATGCAGGAATTACACAAGACAGCTTATTGTTGAGAATGACAGATGAAGCATGGCAAAAGGTGATTGACATTAATTTGACCTCCACATTTAAGCTAAATAGAGAAGCATGCAAGAAATTCATTAAAAATAATTGGGGAAGAATAATAAATATTTCCTCAATAGTAGGATTGACAGGAAATGCCGGGCAAGCAAATTATGCAGCTTCTAAAGCTGGGATAATAGCCATGAGTAAATCTATAGCAAAAGAAGTTGCAAGTCGTAATGTAACAGTAAATTGTATTGCTCCTGGATTTATAGATACTAAAATGACTGAAGTTTTAAATGAAGGACAAAAGGAAAAAATATTAGATAACATCCCAATGAAAAGAATGGGAACAGGAAAAGAAATAGCAGCAGGAGTATTGTTTTTAGCAAGCGATGAGGCAAAATATATAACGGGACATGTGCTTAACATCAATGGTGGGCTATTTATGTAG
- the ppdK gene encoding pyruvate, phosphate dikinase, protein MQEKLIYYFSQSNCEGNAAMRNLLGGKGANLAEMCNIGIPVPPGFTISTAVCQAYCQDNELSCDLRNEIKNYMAMLESDIGCKFGDSNNPLLVSIRSGSVNSMPGMLDTVLNVGLNDANVVGLAKKSGERFAYDSYCRFIMMYSNVVLQLDHNLFQDIIDSEQQKSGAKSLADLDVDVLKGIVNDFKDVVYEKIGKNFPQNVEEQLLNSVNAVFSSWQNDRAVSYRKINNIPENLGTAVNVQAMVFGNLNDNSATGVIFTRNPSTGEKKLFGEFLVNAQGEDVVSGVYTPMPIDGEQESTMEKLLPSVYRQLCAVCEKLERHNKDMQDIEFTVQDGKLWILQTRSGKSTAEAAIRIIVDMVEEGAITKEEGILRIDPKTFDNLLHPVLDVKIDQEVIGKGLPASPGVASGYVVFSASDAEKAAEQGKKVILVRSETSPEDINGMNAASGIVTARGGMTSHAAVVTRGMGKPCICSLSGLYIDKDEKFLSMGDIKVNKGEPITIDGGTGEVMLGILPTVLPELSQEFKTIINWVDEIKTVKVRANADTPKDAKIAKEFGSEGIGLCRTEHMFFASDRIEFIQKLIIADDENERTNALNKLEEMQRSDFKEIFSIMEGREVTIRLLDPPLHEFLPHNQSIIEKIAKSLNKSVESVKNKIAQLSEKNPMLGHRGCRLAISHPEIYGMQIRAILSAASELRKEKKIEVKPEIMIPFIMSEKEFILICELIKKEAENFDLNYSIGTMIELPRAALIADKLAKHAEFFSFGTNDLTQTTMGLSRDDSVNFLDSYKESNIFKNDPFEVLDVEGVGELIRIAIERGKKTRKEIKLGICGEHGANPQSIEFFIKSGIDYVSCSPYRVPVAKLVAAQLSISLLGSTTVRT, encoded by the coding sequence ATGCAAGAAAAGTTAATATATTACTTTAGCCAAAGCAACTGTGAAGGCAATGCAGCAATGAGAAATCTACTAGGAGGGAAGGGAGCAAATCTGGCAGAGATGTGTAACATTGGCATTCCTGTTCCACCTGGTTTTACAATTTCCACTGCTGTTTGTCAGGCCTATTGTCAAGATAATGAATTGTCTTGTGATCTACGTAACGAGATAAAAAACTACATGGCGATGCTCGAAAGTGACATCGGTTGTAAATTCGGGGATTCAAATAATCCTTTATTAGTTTCCATACGCTCTGGTAGTGTGAATTCAATGCCGGGCATGCTCGATACAGTCCTAAATGTTGGCCTAAATGATGCAAACGTTGTTGGTCTTGCAAAAAAAAGTGGCGAACGTTTTGCTTACGATAGCTACTGCCGTTTCATCATGATGTACTCGAATGTTGTACTACAGCTTGACCACAACCTATTTCAAGACATTATTGATAGTGAACAGCAAAAAAGTGGAGCAAAAAGCTTAGCTGATCTTGATGTTGATGTTTTAAAGGGGATTGTTAATGATTTCAAAGATGTAGTATATGAGAAAATAGGAAAAAATTTCCCGCAGAACGTTGAAGAACAGTTACTCAATTCAGTAAATGCAGTGTTTTCTTCTTGGCAAAATGATAGAGCTGTTTCCTATAGAAAAATAAATAATATTCCTGAAAACCTTGGAACTGCAGTTAATGTACAAGCAATGGTTTTTGGTAATCTGAATGATAATTCAGCAACTGGTGTGATATTTACAAGGAATCCTTCAACTGGAGAAAAAAAGCTTTTTGGTGAGTTTTTAGTTAATGCTCAGGGTGAGGATGTGGTTTCTGGTGTTTATACTCCTATGCCAATTGACGGGGAGCAAGAAAGTACCATGGAGAAGTTGCTACCAAGTGTCTACCGACAATTATGCGCGGTATGTGAAAAACTTGAAAGGCATAATAAGGACATGCAGGATATCGAATTTACTGTACAGGACGGTAAGTTATGGATTTTGCAGACTAGGTCTGGCAAGAGCACAGCCGAAGCTGCTATTCGCATAATAGTTGATATGGTAGAAGAAGGAGCGATTACAAAAGAGGAAGGAATATTGAGAATTGATCCAAAAACTTTTGACAATTTATTACATCCAGTTCTTGATGTTAAAATCGATCAAGAAGTAATAGGCAAAGGACTGCCAGCTTCTCCAGGTGTTGCTTCTGGATATGTAGTATTCAGTGCAAGTGATGCTGAAAAAGCTGCAGAGCAGGGTAAAAAAGTAATTTTGGTAAGATCAGAGACGAGCCCTGAAGATATTAATGGAATGAATGCTGCAAGTGGAATAGTAACAGCGAGGGGAGGTATGACCTCCCATGCCGCTGTTGTAACTCGTGGAATGGGTAAACCATGTATTTGTAGTCTAAGTGGACTTTATATTGATAAAGATGAAAAATTTCTTTCTATGGGGGATATAAAAGTAAATAAAGGTGAACCAATCACCATCGACGGAGGAACAGGAGAGGTTATGCTTGGTATTCTTCCGACAGTTTTGCCTGAATTATCTCAAGAATTCAAAACGATAATTAACTGGGTAGATGAAATCAAAACAGTGAAGGTGAGAGCGAATGCTGATACTCCAAAAGATGCAAAAATTGCAAAAGAATTCGGTTCAGAAGGTATAGGATTATGTCGCACAGAACATATGTTTTTTGCTAGTGATAGAATCGAATTCATTCAAAAATTGATAATAGCTGATGATGAAAATGAAAGGACAAATGCATTAAATAAACTCGAAGAAATGCAAAGGTCTGATTTCAAAGAAATATTTTCTATTATGGAGGGCAGGGAGGTTACTATACGTTTACTTGATCCACCTCTACATGAGTTTTTGCCCCACAATCAATCTATTATAGAGAAAATTGCCAAATCACTGAATAAGTCAGTTGAATCAGTAAAAAATAAAATAGCACAGTTATCAGAAAAAAATCCAATGCTTGGCCATCGAGGTTGTAGACTTGCTATTTCTCATCCTGAAATATATGGCATGCAAATTAGGGCAATACTCAGTGCTGCAAGTGAATTAAGGAAAGAAAAGAAGATAGAAGTGAAACCTGAAATCATGATTCCTTTTATCATGAGTGAGAAAGAGTTTATTCTGATATGCGAGTTAATAAAGAAAGAAGCCGAAAATTTCGATTTGAACTATTCAATTGGAACGATGATAGAACTGCCAAGAGCAGCACTTATTGCTGACAAACTCGCAAAACACGCAGAATTTTTTAGTTTTGGCACTAATGATTTAACACAAACAACTATGGGACTTTCACGAGATGATTCAGTTAATTTCCTCGATTCTTATAAGGAAAGCAACATATTCAAAAACGATCCCTTTGAGGTGCTAGATGTCGAAGGGGTAGGGGAATTAATCAGAATAGCTATCGAAAGGGGCAAAAAAACCAGAAAAGAAATTAAACTTGGTATATGTGGAGAGCATGGAGCGAATCCACAGTCCATAGAGTTTTTCATCAAATCAGGGATTGATTATGTGTCATGCTCGCCCTATAGAGTACCGGTTGCAAAGTTAGTGGCAGCACAGCTTAGCATAAGTTTGTTGGGCAGCACAACTGTACGAACATAG
- a CDS encoding transposase, with protein sequence MPQKMRVSNQREYNEFLKKRGNVFHFVNQAIENWYENSPKVAGGNNIYSNKVVILIHIIVHLFRIGLRQAVGFVKGYMVQIGKKLKVISYTQASRRFKKLNLKIDDHRTNKDDLENIEIDVDSTRVSIYSNNGGHSKLNTRKRKYSGYGQVRKLHVVLNVNDKKAISMNYTSGVAVDYLPVYDMLEEVSNKYNICSIRADAAYDIRSVYKECRKYNIVPIIRPRKDTKICLADYLSERNKYISRIRSY encoded by the coding sequence ATGCCGCAAAAAATGAGAGTAAGTAACCAAAGAGAATATAACGAGTTTCTCAAAAAAAGAGGAAATGTTTTTCATTTTGTTAATCAAGCCATAGAAAATTGGTACGAAAACAGTCCAAAAGTTGCAGGTGGTAATAACATTTATAGTAATAAAGTTGTAATTTTAATACACATAATAGTTCATCTTTTTAGAATTGGCCTGAGACAAGCTGTAGGTTTTGTAAAAGGTTATATGGTACAAATAGGCAAAAAACTTAAGGTTATAAGCTATACACAAGCTTCCAGAAGATTTAAAAAGCTTAATTTGAAGATTGATGACCATAGAACCAATAAAGATGATTTGGAAAATATTGAAATTGACGTAGATAGCACTAGAGTTAGTATCTACAGTAATAACGGTGGGCATAGTAAGCTTAATACTCGAAAAAGAAAATACAGTGGTTATGGTCAAGTAAGAAAATTACATGTTGTTTTAAACGTAAATGATAAGAAAGCAATAAGCATGAACTACACTAGTGGTGTTGCTGTGGACTATTTGCCGGTCTACGATATGTTAGAGGAAGTCAGTAATAAATATAACATTTGTTCTATTCGAGCAGATGCGGCTTATGATATAAGAAGTGTGTATAAAGAATGCAGAAAATACAATATTGTGCCTATTATTCGCCCTAGGAAGGATACTAAAATTTGTTTAGCTGATTACTTATCAGAAAGAAACAAGTATATTAGTAGAATTAGGTCATATTAG
- the grxD gene encoding Grx4 family monothiol glutaredoxin gives MNNFEQIKKDIAENDVVLYMKGTSDFPQCGFSGLVVSILKNLNVKFKCINVLENDEIRQSIKSFSDWPTIPQLYIKGEFVGGCDITREMYEKGELQNLLKEKKVIAE, from the coding sequence ATGAACAACTTTGAACAAATAAAAAAAGACATAGCAGAAAACGATGTAGTGCTGTATATGAAAGGCACCTCTGACTTTCCTCAATGCGGATTCTCTGGGCTCGTCGTATCAATTCTCAAAAATTTGAATGTAAAGTTTAAATGCATCAACGTACTTGAGAATGATGAAATACGTCAGTCCATAAAAAGCTTTTCTGATTGGCCAACAATTCCACAATTATATATAAAGGGAGAATTTGTTGGTGGCTGTGACATAACCCGCGAAATGTATGAAAAAGGTGAATTACAAAATTTGTTAAAAGAAAAAAAGGTTATTGCGGAGTAA
- a CDS encoding BolA/IbaG family iron-sulfur metabolism protein, with product MTITIHELEKIIKQSFPDADIKIKDLAGDDDHYHLKITSKCFSGKTKIEQHRMVYKALEGQSIHALQLETGA from the coding sequence ATGACTATTACAATTCACGAGTTAGAGAAAATTATCAAACAATCATTTCCTGATGCTGATATAAAAATTAAAGACCTTGCTGGAGATGATGATCACTACCATTTAAAAATAACTTCCAAGTGTTTCTCTGGAAAGACAAAAATAGAACAACACAGAATGGTATACAAGGCTCTTGAAGGTCAGTCTATACATGCATTGCAACTAGAAACTGGAGCTTAA
- a CDS encoding malic enzyme-like NAD(P)-binding protein: protein MNNDLDNTTKQEALKYHNKSGKPGKVSVIPTKPLSTQHDLSLAYSPGVAAPCLAIAKNPKAVYDYTAKSNYVAVISNGTAVLGLGNIGPLASKPVMEGKAVLFKRFADIDAIDIEVDTENIEDFINAVRYLGPSWGGINLEDIRSPDCFIIEKRLNELMDIPVFHDDQHGTAVVVAAGIENALDIVGKKLGNVKIIMNGAGAAGIACLEILKSMGAKNIVLCDKQGVIHKDRKEDMNEWKEKYAIDTKERSLLDAIKDADVFIGLSAKDVLSEGMLKSMGKDPIIFALANPDPEVRPEFAKSVRPDAIIATGRSDYNNQVNNVMGFPYIFRGALDVYATKINDEMKIAAADAIAKLAREPVPHEISAAYGGRKMSYGREYIIPTPFDPRLISIVSPAVAKAAVTSGVARKEIKDWNEYASQLKSRLASALSTLNLLSSQ, encoded by the coding sequence ATGAATAATGATTTAGATAACACCACAAAACAAGAAGCACTTAAGTACCATAATAAAAGTGGTAAACCTGGTAAGGTATCGGTTATACCAACAAAACCCTTATCCACACAGCATGACCTATCACTTGCTTATTCCCCTGGTGTTGCAGCCCCATGCCTTGCAATAGCTAAAAATCCTAAAGCTGTTTATGATTACACGGCAAAAAGCAATTATGTGGCTGTCATTTCAAATGGCACCGCAGTCCTGGGACTTGGCAATATCGGTCCTCTTGCTTCAAAACCCGTCATGGAAGGCAAAGCTGTTTTATTTAAGCGTTTTGCTGACATTGATGCAATTGATATAGAAGTTGACACAGAAAACATAGAAGATTTCATCAATGCAGTAAGGTATCTTGGTCCAAGTTGGGGGGGGATAAATCTAGAAGATATAAGATCTCCTGATTGTTTTATAATAGAGAAACGTCTAAATGAGTTGATGGATATTCCAGTGTTCCACGATGATCAACATGGCACTGCAGTAGTTGTTGCAGCTGGTATAGAAAATGCCCTCGATATTGTTGGAAAGAAATTAGGAAATGTAAAGATCATCATGAATGGTGCTGGAGCAGCTGGTATTGCGTGTTTGGAAATACTGAAGTCTATGGGTGCTAAGAACATAGTACTATGCGATAAACAAGGAGTAATACACAAAGACAGAAAAGAGGATATGAATGAGTGGAAAGAAAAATATGCAATTGACACTAAAGAACGTTCTCTACTCGATGCCATAAAAGATGCTGATGTATTCATCGGACTCTCTGCAAAGGATGTGCTCAGTGAAGGAATGTTAAAAAGCATGGGTAAAGACCCAATCATTTTTGCTCTTGCTAACCCTGATCCAGAAGTAAGGCCTGAATTTGCAAAATCTGTAAGGCCAGATGCAATAATTGCAACTGGTAGGTCAGATTATAACAACCAAGTCAATAATGTAATGGGATTTCCTTACATATTCAGAGGTGCACTTGATGTATATGCAACGAAAATAAATGATGAAATGAAAATTGCCGCTGCAGATGCAATAGCAAAGCTTGCTCGCGAGCCAGTGCCGCACGAGATATCTGCAGCCTATGGTGGTCGTAAAATGAGCTATGGACGTGAATATATAATACCTACTCCATTTGACCCAAGATTAATTTCTATAGTATCTCCTGCTGTTGCAAAAGCTGCAGTTACCTCAGGTGTAGCAAGAAAGGAAATAAAGGACTGGAATGAGTATGCAAGTCAATTAAAATCTCGTCTTGCTAGTGCTCTCAGCACGCTGAATCTATTGTCTTCACAATAA
- the pgsA gene encoding CDP-diacylglycerol--glycerol-3-phosphate 3-phosphatidyltransferase has product MLKKNVPNLLTISRALAIPAIISSFYIESKYASLITILIFMFACITDFFDGYLARAWKVQSNFGKLFDPIADKLVVVSTIIMLVYKQKIDDVTIIPSVIIVCREILVSGLREFLIATNVSLPVSKAGKIKTFFQMVAIVALIMSDYETTKYIGVICLWAAAVMTMWSGYNYVLAGIKQID; this is encoded by the coding sequence ATGCTTAAGAAAAACGTGCCTAATTTGCTAACAATTTCTCGTGCGCTCGCGATACCAGCAATAATATCAAGCTTTTATATAGAAAGTAAATATGCAAGTCTAATAACAATATTGATCTTTATGTTTGCGTGCATTACAGATTTTTTTGATGGTTATTTAGCACGTGCATGGAAAGTCCAATCGAATTTTGGCAAATTATTTGACCCAATTGCTGATAAGTTAGTAGTAGTTTCAACAATAATCATGCTAGTTTATAAGCAAAAAATAGATGATGTTACAATTATACCGTCAGTTATAATTGTTTGTAGGGAGATATTAGTTTCGGGTTTACGAGAGTTTTTGATAGCTACAAACGTTAGTCTACCTGTGAGCAAAGCTGGGAAAATTAAAACATTTTTTCAGATGGTTGCTATAGTGGCATTAATAATGAGTGATTATGAAACAACTAAATACATAGGTGTGATTTGTTTGTGGGCTGCAGCTGTTATGACTATGTGGTCAGGCTATAATTACGTTCTAGCTGGCATCAAACAGATTGACTAA
- the bamD gene encoding outer membrane protein assembly factor BamD has protein sequence MYKTLIICFFLLICSFVHSYGDDLEHTETELYEEEVKLYDQKKYKQAIREFQKIEDLYPLSYWAMKAKLLSGVSYYNMGNYSSAASDMDDYIYVYPNGEDLPYVYYLRVLSYYMQINKVQLGQQIAYKTLELATEYINLFPNSEYIEEIKEKEKLITEHISKKEYSIGEFYLKRGEYLAAIKRFQNMISDKYSSRVISYLITAHLALGLDLEAEQYENMLAEGVN, from the coding sequence ATGTATAAGACTTTAATCATATGCTTTTTTCTCCTTATTTGCTCCTTTGTGCATTCGTATGGGGATGATCTGGAACACACTGAAACTGAACTATATGAGGAGGAAGTTAAGCTTTATGATCAGAAAAAATATAAGCAAGCTATTAGAGAATTTCAAAAGATAGAGGATTTGTATCCTTTATCTTATTGGGCAATGAAAGCAAAATTATTATCTGGAGTTTCTTACTATAATATGGGTAACTACAGCAGTGCTGCAAGTGATATGGATGATTATATATACGTTTATCCAAATGGTGAAGATTTGCCATATGTATATTACTTAAGAGTATTATCTTATTACATGCAAATTAATAAAGTGCAGCTTGGGCAACAAATTGCATATAAAACTTTAGAGCTAGCTACTGAATATATTAATCTTTTTCCGAATAGCGAATATATAGAAGAGATCAAAGAAAAAGAAAAATTAATCACAGAACATATATCAAAAAAAGAGTATTCTATTGGTGAATTTTACCTAAAGCGTGGTGAATATTTAGCAGCAATTAAGCGTTTTCAAAATATGATAAGCGATAAATATTCTTCTAGAGTTATTAGTTATTTAATAACAGCTCACTTAGCTCTTGGCCTTGACTTAGAAGCTGAGCAGTATGAAAATATGTTAGCAGAAGGGGTAAATTAG
- a CDS encoding YebC/PmpR family DNA-binding transcriptional regulator, translating into MAGHSQFSNIKHRKGAQDAKRSQKFTKLIREITVAAKQGLPDPELNPRLRSAIFAARKENLPKDKIETAIKNAAGNVDGESYEEIQYEGCGPSCTALIVHALTNNRNRTASEIRYIFSRKGGNLGEIGGVSYLFDHVGLIVYKAEDMNFEDLFNYGIELEVLNVEENNKEELYVITCEVKDFGKVRDAFYTKFGEPELARLSWQPKDMIEVSDKELIDKLSILVEELEDNDDVQYVEGNFIFADKL; encoded by the coding sequence ATGGCTGGTCATTCACAGTTTTCAAATATAAAACATCGAAAAGGTGCTCAGGATGCAAAGCGCTCGCAAAAATTTACGAAGCTCATTAGGGAAATAACAGTTGCTGCAAAACAAGGGCTGCCTGATCCCGAACTCAATCCACGTCTTCGCTCTGCTATCTTTGCTGCGCGAAAGGAAAATCTACCAAAAGATAAAATAGAAACAGCAATAAAAAATGCAGCTGGTAACGTTGATGGAGAAAGTTATGAAGAAATACAATATGAAGGCTGCGGACCTTCTTGTACTGCACTTATTGTTCATGCTCTGACAAATAATCGCAACCGAACTGCTTCTGAGATACGTTATATCTTTTCTCGCAAAGGCGGTAATTTGGGAGAAATAGGAGGTGTGAGTTACCTTTTCGATCATGTAGGCTTAATTGTCTATAAAGCAGAGGATATGAATTTTGAAGATTTATTTAACTATGGAATTGAATTAGAAGTATTGAATGTTGAGGAAAATAACAAAGAAGAATTATATGTTATAACTTGTGAAGTAAAAGACTTTGGTAAAGTACGTGACGCTTTCTATACAAAATTTGGAGAACCAGAACTTGCTCGTCTTTCATGGCAACCAAAGGACATGATTGAAGTTAGCGACAAAGAATTAATTGATAAATTATCTATATTAGTTGAAGAGCTAGAAGATAATGATGATGTGCAGTATGTTGAAGGTAATTTTATTTTTGCTGATAAACTATGA